From one Eucalyptus grandis isolate ANBG69807.140 chromosome 9, ASM1654582v1, whole genome shotgun sequence genomic stretch:
- the LOC104419344 gene encoding uncharacterized protein LOC104419344, protein MAHTNAQRRQRLPVSSSDTGVDNRGGGGDDHSGLPCSIPLAFLTINSVNTIYRASVNGDTPMVVFIVFVYLAYLLLDYCLTELNRSPPTDRGPRRTALKLVAWIFTTAIGFGFAYHFSQLTGACMAVAFHALAAATSGVVFYTYFYCDHGDCGRGNGCKVEKIDVKFVFGRAKTASAAAKSAGDVPDAAENV, encoded by the coding sequence ATGGCTCACACAAACGCCCAGAGGCGACAGAGGCTTCCCGTCTCCTCCTCGGACACCGGGGTCGATaatcgcggcggcggcggcgacgaccaCTCTGGCCTCCCCTGCTCGATCCCCCTCGCTTTCCTTACCATCAACAGTGTCAACACCATCTACCGAGCCTCCGTCAACGGGGACACCCCCATGGTCGTCTTCATCGTCTTCGTGTACCTCGCCTACCTCCTGCTCGACTACTGCCTGACCGAGCTGAATAGGTCGCCCCCAACTGACAGGGGGCCGCGTCGCACGGCGCTCAAGCTCGTCGCCTGGATCTTCACCACCGCGATCGGGTTCGGCTTCGCCTACCACTTCTCGCAGCTCACGGGCGCGTGTATGGCCGTGGCCTTCCacgccctcgccgccgccaccagcGGGGTGGTTTTCTACACCTACTTCTATTGCGACCACGGGGATTGCGGCCGCGGAAATGGGTGTAAGGTCGAGAAGATTGATGTCAAGTTCGTGTTCGGCAGGGCAAAGACGGCGAGTGCCGCCGCGAAGAGCGCCGGAGATGTGCCTGATGCGGCGGAAAACGTCTGA